A stretch of DNA from Trichomycterus rosablanca isolate fTriRos1 chromosome 1, fTriRos1.hap1, whole genome shotgun sequence:
CTTGGCAAGTCTTGGTATTTGAGAAGTGCTATCACCAGTGCAAGTGATCAGAACATTGCTGGTTTAAGCTTCACCAATGCTAGGCcatcaaccctcaattgcttgcactgtactCAGTTAATAGGATAAGTTGTGTCTATTAAATAGTAAACAGTTAACAGTTAACACAGATAAATGATGACTTAAACATTAGTGACTCGTTCACACCACTAAGACCCAAAGCGTTTAATGGAACATTTAAataacatactaaatgtaatacAGATTTGTACTGTAGTGATGCATGAGAAGTTTTGAAAACTAGGGGTCCGAAATCTCAGTTGTACGCAGTCAAAGTACTAAACCCAAATATGAAGCAGATCTTTATATACACATAGTTGGTGACTTAGAAATTAATAGCTTTTCCAAATGAAGCAGCAAGGTTGGCTTCTCTGAAGGCCTCTGAAACAgtctggaaaaaaaagaaaaaacagttaacattttaatgtttctttaaagtcttgtaagtaATTTCGttcacataattaaataaagtgtaaaGTCTATTGAAACCAGGGATGACAAAGGATACAAGAACATCTCAAATGCACTGAATATTAACTAATCTAATCTACTTAATTTGGATAATTTCACAGGAGTCATTTCAACCAAAATGGTGAcgatattttttaaaaatgtgaagtgccaaatttctgcttcgggTTTACCTTAAAAacggagactttaggacatgcgcacatccacagtaagggagaggtgggaggggtaggcggttggagctcactgattggttgtgatTGGAGGTGATAACACAAAAACTAGTGCGCGCTCTACATAGACgcgttttacgtcatcctatgcgcgctcccgagaaggaagCTGTTTGAAACCTTAGCtgccttaataagctgtagttcggtatcttaacatttcaagaacgagtgagcatcggaagtgtCCTTGGCTTAAAACATagctgacggtgcggagaaacggaattattttcaaatgtaaataaatgattattgatgattattgaacttgtataaacttgcacatgtgtttttatttgcaaaatcgAGCTTGTGAGTTGACATGCTTGCGCACTGTGCtatcccatcccattggtttgaatggcaaaatgctaactgttagcttagtataagacagcccgatattaatatcaatgatgaacgatcacgaacattttgctaccttgccttaaatgtaggcataattcaaacaacacttaaatgagaaaaaagatttattttaaaaggaaactacAGGAAAGAGACAgactggttgcattgcattaagtaagtttaataaaaatcctctcttgtgcagagatgtgtttgtgcctgtgtttatttctgctttaaaacataaacgCCATGAACCagtcagatttaacatcattaaacgagtTTTTTCTCAATTATGTCATAATACTACTAGCGCTttctttatctgtgtgtgtgtgtgtgtgtgtgtgtgtgtgtgtcgctcccCATGATAACTGCGCAGTTCTAATCGGCTGTATTTCACCCACTCCGCATCAGTAgacggaattaatcagtcattataaaatacaaatatatgtagagcgctccctagcttttcgaacacacgactcgggttcctttagttcatttcaaagagccgttcaatagaatcggatcattcgcgaacgacccatcactaacagacacgccccctccccctacgcggtaataccgtataccgctgTATTTTTtgaagacggtatgaaaatcggcaatatcgcccaaccctagtcaGAGGCCACATCTGTGGTTAATGAAGAGATTAGCCCTAACCAAGGTGTTACTTCAGAAGAGTCATTTATTAAAGACTTGAAAGGAAGAACGTTCTAAGAATTTGCAAAATGTTATTGGGAAGAcactttggcttgaattttATGTTTTAACAGAGCATCAGCACCAGTCGCACTGTAAAATATACAGGCGGTATCATTgtgttattactatttattataacagtagGGAATTAAGAATGTTAACTGCTCTATATAACTGTTGAATACGTACCTTTTAAAAttgagaaaaataaatacaaactttttaaaacaataattgtAGTAATCAACAATGATACTAAATTCTACAAGAGAAATGATCATAAGCAACTTAAGGAAATTAGGATCTGGTTGCGATACTTACAGGATGGGCATGGCACACTCTTGCAACATCCTCACATGATGCTCCATATTCCATTGCTAGTGCAGCCTCATTGATCATCTCTCCAGCTCCCTGCAAAATTAAGTCCTTTGTAAAAGCACTGTCATGCTGTGCAATTCTGCTTAACaagaaatgaacaaaaattAAGAGCACATACAAATGCGCTCATTTAATGAGTTATATTTAATGAGTTATATGAGTAACTACACAATTGtcctaaaacaaaaacaaccaagACCAAATAATTTTTGTGATCACTGATTAAGGACAGAATGGTGCATAGAACTGAATATAATATGCAGAATTCAAGTGTTGCACATTACAGATATTCTACCAGATATTAGTACAGTGTACCTATTAAAACAGCCAGGAAGTGACACCTTTTTATGATGTTACATTGTCAAGATTTATTTTCGAAACACAGATTCACTTATTTAGGCCACTCACCGATCCCAGGATGTGAGCTCCCAACATTCTGTCGGTCTCCTTGTGACTCAGAATCTTCACCAGCCCATCAGTATCAGCATTAGTCTTTGCTCTGCTGTTAGCAGCGAAGGGGAATTTGCCGACTTTGTACGGAATGCCCTGCAAAAACAGATGAATCACCCATCATGTTAATAAAGCAGGACAAGAAAGTATGTGTCAAGGAGCCTGAAAGAAACACTTACTTCCTCCTTGAGCTGCTCCTCGTTCTTTCCGACCCAGGCGACCTCTGGATGTGTGTAGATGACAGACGGAACACAGTTGTAGTCAATGTGAACGGCTCCTCCTGCTATTCCCTCAACACATATTATGCCTTCATCCTCAGCTTTGTGTGCCAGCATGGGCCCAGCCACTACATCACCGATGGCATAAATGCTGTGGAGAGACTCTTGGTTAAAACATGTAGACAAAGAATGTGGCCCCTGACTTGTGGATGtttcattataaaataatataaacctTATTAAGTTTTATGGTATCTTTAAAATGCTCTGACTTGGACACTTTGGCTATTGGCCAGCTgtgcgtctacacagacatggctgACTATGTTTAAAGGAAGGGCAGCCGTGGCCGAAgccatgtgatggattggcatcctgtgcAGTGTATTCCTGGCTATCACTTAGTGTTTCCCCAGTGGATcaggacccaccgcgaccctaaccaggatatagcggttgataaaaatgtggaaaaaagtcatagtaaatgattaaaaacaactCTGTCGCctggtcctggattcgatccccaggcggggcggtccgggtcctttctgtgtggagtttgcatgttctccccgtgtctgcgtgggtttcctccgggagctccagtttcctccctcagtccaaaaacatgcagtcaggttaattggagacactaagttgccctataggtgaatgcttatgtgtatgtgtgtctgccctgcgatggactggtgccccatccagggtgttactgtgtgccttgcgcccattgcgCCCTTGcgccgcgaccctaattggataagcggttaagaaagtgagtgagtgaactctgtatatactgtacctaTGGTGTGCCTAATACTACCTTCATACAACACGACTTTCAAAGTGgtcagatcactgtacagtaCGCACCACACAACTTAATCTCTTGTAAATGGGATTCTATTTagtcattgtggttttcacactacatgattgatCAGCAATAGAAAGTCACACACACTAGACAATCGATCACCAGAAGGAAtcgcagatgagtctgtctggtctcctaatgcctggttcacactacacgattcttGCCCtaattttcgctcggcgactggtcggcgattgattttccgggtcgggagcaactcagcgttcactcggcgatcaaaactcggctctcagtcgctaagtgtgaactatccaacaactcgacccgaccggctcgccgagcgctcgccgaccggatcgagttttctagcacgtcagatatctgatctcagatgggcaactgggaatgagtgacatgtcgaacagccaatgagaacgcaggatacagcgtgaagGGAAATGCAGAagaggatatagtttatatcagaatacaccggcacacacacgttttacagtatttctgatttgatcgtcctctacaaaacataacacccacgctgcattacaaaattattaattaacatccacttcactacagaacaagccatatactgtttgtgttgccaaatccactcagatttatttatttttcctcttagattttacgctgcacatcagaccaaaaacactttgatcactcgctacttgttgacgtgcatttttggacgtggtatcattaaaaccctcgtcacttctcacgtgtgtttttgtaaagaagaaaaaaaaaaaaaaagaccagttgcctgcgattccagttggtgatcgatcgtgtagtgtgaaaccctctatcaccgatcagtcgtgtagtgtgaaatatacaccgactgaaagactcccgagtgcaagagactcagtcgtgtagtgtgaactgtacagcgatctgacgacttggaaagtcgtatagtgtgaacttggcataaactacgttttgtcacgcgagaagtgacaagggATATGATGATACCATGTGTGATGTTTATTGCTTTCAAAAATGGACATCAACAAAAAACGTGCAATCTAAGTTCTTTGTGTGCTGATATGCAGCAAAAAAGCAAGGAGGAAAAAGATAGCTTCTTGGTAAAGGAATGGATTGGGCTCTGCGGCACTGTAACAAACATATTGTTATCACTGGCAGTATTGCTTGTGTTGTAGCAATAAGATTTCACCTGGGTACTTTGGTCTGGAAACGGTTGTTGATGGGGATCCTTCCACGATTGTCCAATTCAATTCCGACATTCTCAAGGCCGATGTCATTTGTGAAAGGCCGACGGCCGATGCACACCAGCAACACGTCACAGGATAGGGTCTCGTTTTTGCCACCAGCAGCAGCCTCCACTCTGCACACAAAAACCAATTCTATGACTGCTCACAGACTTTGGCATACTGTACAgaaattgtttattttattttattcatgtaattaattttggattatttaaatgtattatttaattcatttatttttacacaagATGTCTATGTTGCTTCTTTccgacagaaagaaaaaaataagtcTTTAAAGAGCTGTAACTGTGTAGAAAGCAAGTTCTTGCAGCTCAGTGTTACATACAATTGTTGAGCAGGATACACTTCATGGCAATAAATGAGGTTGCAGGAGAAACACAACAGTTTAGCCCAAATGATTAGCCTGGCTATTGTGCTAGAAATGTTCGATTAACAAGCTGAtatagtttaaaaaaacaggGGGACATGGgaacaaaattattaatgtaacatttaaataaacgcTTACGCCACATCAATCTTTCCATCAGGCCTCCTGGTGGCACCCCTGACCTTGGTACCCAGCTTGAACTTTAAGCCTTGCTTCTGGAGTATACGCTGGAAGTTTTTAGAGATCTCCATATCGATTCCCAATCCTCCCACATGGCCCAAAAACTCCACTGCTGTCACTGTAGAGC
This window harbors:
- the dldh gene encoding dihydrolipoyl dehydrogenase, mitochondrial gives rise to the protein MQSWNQLYRALATRGQHLPCKLHGVTAVSVRTYADKAPIDADVTVVGSGPGGYVAAIKAAQLGFKTVCVEKNATLGGTCLNVGCIPSKALLNNSYLYHLAHGKDFESRGIEIQGISLNLEKMMAQKSGAVKALTGGIAHLFKQNKVTHVNGFGRITGKNQVTAKTDDGDEQVINTKNILIATGSEVTPFPGIEVDEDTIVSSTGALSLNKVPEELIVIGAGVIGVELGSVWQRLGSTVTAVEFLGHVGGLGIDMEISKNFQRILQKQGLKFKLGTKVRGATRRPDGKIDVAVEAAAGGKNETLSCDVLLVCIGRRPFTNDIGLENVGIELDNRGRIPINNRFQTKVPSIYAIGDVVAGPMLAHKAEDEGIICVEGIAGGAVHIDYNCVPSVIYTHPEVAWVGKNEEQLKEEGIPYKVGKFPFAANSRAKTNADTDGLVKILSHKETDRMLGAHILGSGAGEMINEAALAMEYGASCEDVARVCHAHPTVSEAFREANLAASFGKAINF